One stretch of Solenopsis invicta isolate M01_SB chromosome 16, UNIL_Sinv_3.0, whole genome shotgun sequence DNA includes these proteins:
- the LOC105199331 gene encoding uncharacterized protein LOC105199331: protein MVIVLCTRLNTAIEVERSREIYANLRSILIILEMEQSQDYKSEKNIKLRLSDEMSFDRFLYEGTGYLSMINNLNSWVTPNNTKNVILRKTLNTLGRVQFQYKRMLRMRNLLLNGIVANDIREDIVISTDNVVRETDELRIGTANEYDIDEYEVIGFYDWQSETKIRTALMEMINLLIDKIYYAIIKRYMTLCSMLKKYCKRATQFLRSNRRILKSSKLRRRQGQNSCCKYHFLKQFIATCHYVSSLY, encoded by the exons ATGGTTATTGTTTTATGCACGCGGTTAAACACGGCGATCGAGGTTGAACGATCACGCGAAATTTATGCTAACTTGAGAAG CATATTGATAATCTTAGAAATGGAACAATCTCAGGATTACAAAagcgagaaaaatataaagcttcGT TTATCAGATGAGATGAGTTTCGACCGTTTTCTGTATGAGGGTACAGGCTATCTGAGCatgataaataatttgaacagtTGGGTCACGCCGAATAACACGAAGAATGTGATTTTGCGAAAGACTTTGAACACTCTCGGAAGG GTACAATTTCAATACAAAAGGATGCTACGTATGCGTAATCTACTCCTTAACGGAATAGTAGCGAATGATATTCGGGAAGATATCGTTATTTCTACTGATAACGTGGTTCGAGAAACCGACGAGCTGAGAATCGGTACCGCAAATGAATACGACATAGATGAGTACGAAGTAATTGGATTTTATGATTGGCAAAGTGAAACGAAGATACGCACCGCTTTGATGGAGATGATCAATTTGCTGATCGACAAGATTTACTATGCAATTATCAAAAGATATATGACGCTGTGTTCCATGCTGAAGAAGTATTGCAAGAGAGCGACACAATTTTTGCGCAGTAATAGAAGAATCCTGAAATCTAGCAAGCTTCGTCGAAGACAAGGGCAAAATTCGTGCTGCAAATATCATTTCTTAAAGCAATTCATTGCCACTTGCCATTATGTCTCATCGTTATATTAA
- the LOC105199332 gene encoding uncharacterized protein LOC105199332 codes for MRRMCFVCERCDAKKSIARSHQVYFYLQRILMLLEMEVYRVNEIVKRKQLCFSCGTTNMERFLSEGQIYLSMANVLHERNQKMSKMFTIMLKAMDIYSKLKTDLRDKENEDDWQSDMDFDSEDDDYDNGFHINVIPFDYDEIIDSGEESDDLFGEDIDTICFYCAGEVYYREFLLVNIESLFTRIKSQCVSFTESSSTLYIMLYLELRDYCERAKLFLYGNMRNAKSTEERGSSRDYCHKYVLLEKLLARVSKEQEYVMRYVDIKFEEEE; via the exons ATGCGTCGGATGTGTTTTGTATGCGAGCGCTGCGACGCAAAAAAGTCGATTGCACGATCTCatcaagtttatttttatctacaaaG gattttgATGCTCTTAGAAATGGAGGTGTATCGAGTTAATGAAATTGTAAAGAGAAAACAGCTCTGC TTTTCCTGTGGAACGACTAATATGGAACGTTTTCTAAGCGAGGGCCAAATTTATCTGAGCATGGCGAATGTTTTGCACGAGCGCAACCAAAAGATGTCCAAGATGTTTACGATTATGTTAAAAGCTATGGATATTTACTCGAAG CTGAAGACGGACCTGCGAGATAAGGAAAATGAGGACGACTGGCAATCCGATATGGATTTTGACAGCGAGGATGATGATTACGATAATGGGTTCCATATTAACGTAATACCTTTCGATTACGATGAGATAATAGATTCCGGAGAAGAGTCAGACGACCTGTTTGGAGAGGACATTGATACGATTTGCTTCTATTGTGCTGGCGAAGTGTACTATCGTGAATTTTTGCTGGTGAACATCGAATCGTTGTTTACGCGAATCAAGAGTCAGTGCGTTTCATTCACCGAGAGCAGCTCGACATTGTACATTATGTTGTATCTCGAGCTGAGGGATTATTGCGAGAgagcaaaattgtttttgtatGGCAATATGAGAAACGCGAAATCGACAGAGGAGAGAGGGTCATCACGAGATTACTGCCACAAATATGTTCTCTTGGAGAAATTGCTGGCACGTGTTAGCAAG GAGCAGGAATACGTCATGAGGTACGTGGACATAAAATTTGaggaagaagaataa